A genomic segment from Dermacentor silvarum isolate Dsil-2018 chromosome 11, BIME_Dsil_1.4, whole genome shotgun sequence encodes:
- the LOC119433400 gene encoding maltase-glucoamylase-like isoform X10, with translation MCPGSSSTACTTTNSRPWRRQTCCRPRARDRDGATLGACSGTEATSRAFGCCIHGAGSPCMDNGANVNRFAMSGKWKQVVFVVFTIFGAYLFNRQRVSFYTFEPPLDERIPCAAVPSMMERREDCEAAVCLWKEAEAPYPRCFQPRDYYGYRLLGYSAQDFDHVVFNLTYAGGPYSPHSDGLIPNVQFEMIKYSNRIVRFRFVNAAEKRYEVPVQDTFEFLRKPRYVYNPRYSFKMGSSSRGGYFQFSFMRRHTDVKLIDTSIGGLVMTDQYLQFVTYLPSTNLYGFGETLHKRLRHEFDFSTHVMFARDQVLKDGKNLYGVHPFYMCVEDGGKAHGVLLLNSNAIEYTLLKAPALRLATIGGVLDFFLFVGDNPTQVIELYASVIGKPFLPPYWALGFQLSRYGYGSLEKLRKVLERNQKAGFPVDVQHLDIDYMENSTTFTVDPVRYAGLVGFMAEQREKNGLRFVVNLTPALPSTFRGYRPFLRGRHLKTFVEYPSITPLERRSMPPINFKTRNVMFGILWPCSPVAFVDFFKNSTALWWKGELAELQKKLPFDGIWLDMNEPAEFSTNRGALSAAVRKKCFKDWKLECHVTIFDDPPYPTRAATQYGPEARLSDRTLCMSGRLGDTETYWHYDVHNLYGWSEMRATHSALDEVLGERQVIISRSTYPSSGRYGGHWLGDNQSTWTHLRRSIIGMLEFNMFGIPYVGADICGFVGNVTEDLCVRWMQLGAFYPFSRSHNDIRAVDQDPAVFSEAAQAVMRKALQVRYTLMPYLYTLFYEAHNNGTPVVRPLFFEFPHEPHTYGIDAQFMWGKSLLISPITRNVWN, from the exons ATGTGCCCTGGATCGTCATCAACGGCGTGCACAACGACGAACAGCAGGCCATGGCGCAGACAGACCTGCTGCAG GCCCCGAGCCAGGGATCGGGACGGCGCGACGCTGGGCGCTTGCAGTGGGACTGAAGCGACAAGCCGAGCTTTCGGGTGCTGTATACACGGAGCCGGGTCTCCCTGCATGGACAACGGCGCCAACGTCAACCGCTTCGCGATGA GTGGCAAATGGAAGCAAGTTGTGTTCGTGGTGTTCACCATCTTTGGCGCGTACCTCTTCAACCGCCAGCGTGTGAGCTTCTACACCTTCGAGCCGCCGCTGGACGAGAGAATACCATGCGCTGCCGTGCCTTCCA TGATGGAGCGCCGGGAGGACTGCGAGGCCGCTGTGTGTTTGTGGAAGGAGGCCGAGGCACCGTACCCTCGGTGCTTCCAGCCTCGGGACTACTACGGCTACCGGCTGCTCGGCTACTCGGCGCAGGACTTTGACCACGTCGTGTTCAACCTGACCTATGCGGGCGGTCCGTACAGCCCTCACTCCGACGGTCTCATACCCAACGTACAGTTCGAGATGATCAAGTACAGCAACCGCATCGTGCGATTCAGG TTCGTGAACGCTGCTGAGAAGCGCTACGAGGTGCCCGTTCAGGATACCTTCGAGTTCCTCCGCAAGCCTCGGTATGTGTACAACCCGCGGTACTCCTTCAAGATGGGCAGCAGCAGTCGTGGCGGCTACTTCCAGTTCAGTTTCATGCGTCGTCACACGGACGTCAAGCT CATCGACACCAGCATCGGCGGCCTGGTGATGACCGACCAGTACCTGCAATTCGTCACGTACCTGCCGTCGACCAACCTGTACGGCTTCGGCGAGACGCTTCACAAGAGACTGCGGCATGAGTTCGACTTCAGCACTCACGTGATGTTCGCCAGGGATCAGGTGCTCAAG GACGGCAAGAACTTGTACGGCGTCCATCCATTCTACATGTGCGTAGAGGACGGTGGCAAAGCGCACGGCGTGCTTCTTCTCAACAGCAATGCTATCG AGTATACGCTTCTCAAGGCTCCTGCGCTGCGGCTGGCCACCATCGGCGGAGTGCTCGACTTCTTCCTCTTCGTGGGTGACAACCCCACGCAAGTCATCGAACTTTACGCCAGC gtgatcGGCAAGCCCTTCCTGCCCCCCTACTGGGCGCTGGGATTCCAGTTGTCGCGCTACGGTTACGGGTCGCTGGAGAAACTCAGGAAGGTGCTGGAGAGGAACCAGAAGGCCGGATTCCCCGTG GACGTGCAGCACCTGGACATCGACTACATGGAAAACTCAACCACGTTCACCGTCGACCCGGTGCGCTACGCCGGTCTGGTCGGCTTCATGGCTGAGCAGCGAGAGAAGAACGGTCTGCGATTCGTCGTCAACTTG acgccaGCACTTCCGAGCACGTTCCGCGGCTACCGGCCGTTCCTGCGCGGCCGCCACCTCAAGACGTTCGTCGAGTACCCGAGCATAACGCCGCTGGAGCGCCGCAGCATGCCGCCCATCAACTTCAAGACGCGCAATGTCATGTTCGGAATA CTCTGGCCCTGCAGCCCCGTGGCGTTCGTGGACTTTTTCAAGAACTCCACCGCCCTCTGGTGGAAGGGTGAACTCGCGGAGCTGCAAAAGAAGCTGCCCTTCGACGGCATCTGGCTG GACATGAACGAGCCGGCCGAGTTCAGCACCAACCGGGGTGCGCTGAGCGCCGCCGTGCGCAAGAAGTGCTTCAAGGACTGGAAGCTGGAGTGCCACGTGACCATCTTCGACGATCCGCCATACCCGACCA GGGCGGCGACCCAGTACGGCCCGGAGGCCCGTCTCAGCGACCGTACCCTGTGCATGAGCGGACGCTTGGGTGACACGGAGACCTACTGGCACTACGACGTGCACAACCTGTACGGCTGGAGCGAGATGCGCGCCACGCACAG CGCACTCGACGAAGTGCTGGGCGAGCGGCAGGTGATTATCAGCCGGTCGACGTATCCTTCGAGCGGCCGCTACGGAGGACACTGGCTCGGGGACAACCAAAGCACCTGGACACACCTCCGCCGCTCCATCATCG GCATGCTGGAGTTCAACATGTTCGGCATACCGTAC GTAGGCGCTGACATATGCGGCTTCGTCGGAAACGTCACAGAGGACCTGTGCGTCCGGTGGATGCAGCTGGGTGCCTTCTACCCGTTCAGCAGATCCCACAACGACATCAGGGCAGTC